One genomic window of Methanosarcina acetivorans C2A includes the following:
- a CDS encoding helix-turn-helix domain-containing protein, whose product MSAAQKKKKTKKKTTRKPPVWKWTPLRKKAALLLSLGTKKYEDVASEVGVNERTLYDWRQSPIFLEEVDRLTLKNELATRAGLLRECLKGLDLKKDHIEGDKNTHLHYVQAIAELQGLTKQKVELSGNMGMEHSGGVVMYFPDNGRDPDVPKPEKPAEKQ is encoded by the coding sequence ATGTCAGCAGCTCAGAAAAAGAAGAAAACGAAAAAGAAAACAACCCGAAAACCTCCGGTTTGGAAATGGACTCCATTGAGGAAGAAAGCTGCATTACTGTTATCACTCGGCACTAAAAAATATGAGGACGTCGCTTCTGAAGTGGGGGTAAATGAAAGGACCTTATATGACTGGAGGCAATCTCCCATATTTCTGGAAGAAGTGGACCGCCTCACTCTGAAAAATGAGCTCGCAACCCGGGCAGGCCTTCTCCGCGAATGCCTAAAAGGCCTTGACCTGAAAAAGGATCACATCGAAGGCGATAAGAACACTCACCTCCATTACGTGCAGGCTATCGCAGAGCTACAGGGTCTGACAAAGCAGAAAGTAGAACTGTCCGGAAACATGGGTATGGAACATTCAGGTGGAGTCGTGATGTACTTCCCGGACAATGGCCGGGATCCGGATGTCCCTAAACCTGAAAAACCAGCTGAAAAACAATAA
- a CDS encoding minichromosome maintenance protein MCM — MIKRFFKDYCWTDILELANMYPDTRSLYINFINVEKFDRYLARDLLNNPGELIPEFETNLKEIDLPVDKILKDAHVRIMNVPTRVPIGELRSKHLGKLISIEGMVRKATEVRPRITKAAFQCLRCEHITFVDQPSFKFEEPFSGCENETCGKKGPYKVRIEDSIFVDAQKLQVQEPPEDLRGTQAQNLDISIEEDLTGLILPGERVILTGILMSRQRTIRDGKSTFYDIFLEVNSIERMGTAFDEIEITPEDEKKILTLARDPAVYDKVISSIAPLIYGMDDVKEATALQLFSGVPKNAPDGSYLRGDIHLLCVGDPSKGKTKLMKSSQARSPRAVFTSRKATTAGGLTAIVTKDEKFGEGRWAVEGGALVMADKGVAYVDEADKMRQGDRDALHEAMEQQEINLAKAGIIATLKTRTAVFMSANPKYGKFDTYEGLAEQINMPPSLLSRFDLIFVLLDTPNAVEDARISEHVLGTHTAGEMRQQRETVSDSAFSTEELAEASTHVRPEIPPDLFRKHVAYARRNIFPVLTTEARDHIHHFYLDLRKTGQSSKIKSIPITTRQEEATVRLAEASARVRLSQGVTLDDAKRATRLMLNCLRTVGIDSQSGEVDASVLNGGSSKSQRDVIRMVREVLQERGRKYPAGKVPVQDLFNEAEQHGIKKERIETTLKKMTSKGDVLMWGKEHVKLVA; from the coding sequence ATGATAAAAAGGTTTTTCAAAGACTACTGCTGGACCGATATCCTTGAACTCGCTAATATGTACCCGGATACTCGATCTCTATATATTAACTTCATCAACGTCGAAAAATTCGACAGATACCTCGCCCGTGATCTACTTAACAACCCCGGAGAACTAATTCCAGAATTCGAGACAAACCTAAAAGAAATAGATCTCCCCGTTGATAAAATCCTTAAAGATGCCCATGTAAGGATTATGAACGTCCCCACCAGGGTTCCCATAGGAGAGCTCAGAAGCAAACACTTAGGAAAGTTGATATCTATTGAAGGGATGGTCAGGAAGGCAACAGAAGTCAGGCCAAGGATTACAAAAGCGGCTTTCCAGTGCTTAAGGTGTGAACACATTACATTCGTGGACCAGCCTTCTTTCAAGTTTGAAGAACCTTTCTCCGGCTGTGAGAACGAAACCTGCGGGAAGAAAGGCCCATACAAAGTCAGGATCGAGGACTCGATCTTTGTAGATGCTCAGAAACTGCAGGTCCAAGAACCCCCTGAGGACCTTAGAGGCACACAGGCACAGAACTTGGACATCTCAATTGAAGAGGATCTGACGGGCTTAATATTACCCGGAGAGAGAGTGATCTTAACAGGGATCCTCATGAGCAGGCAGAGGACGATAAGGGATGGGAAATCAACTTTCTATGACATATTCCTCGAGGTCAATTCCATCGAGCGTATGGGTACTGCCTTTGACGAGATTGAAATCACGCCTGAAGACGAGAAGAAGATCCTCACTCTTGCTAGGGACCCGGCAGTCTATGATAAGGTTATCTCTTCAATAGCTCCTCTTATCTACGGCATGGATGACGTCAAAGAGGCCACAGCCCTACAGCTCTTCTCTGGCGTTCCGAAAAACGCTCCGGATGGTTCATACCTCAGGGGAGACATCCACCTGCTCTGTGTGGGGGACCCCTCAAAAGGCAAAACCAAACTCATGAAGTCTTCACAGGCCAGGTCCCCAAGGGCGGTATTCACAAGCAGAAAAGCTACAACTGCCGGAGGCCTGACAGCCATCGTCACAAAAGACGAAAAATTCGGAGAAGGTAGGTGGGCGGTTGAAGGCGGTGCCCTTGTGATGGCAGACAAGGGCGTTGCCTACGTCGACGAAGCCGATAAGATGAGACAGGGTGACAGAGATGCTTTACACGAGGCCATGGAGCAGCAGGAGATAAACCTGGCCAAAGCCGGCATCATCGCAACCCTGAAAACCCGCACTGCTGTATTCATGAGCGCAAACCCGAAGTACGGAAAATTTGACACTTACGAGGGCCTTGCAGAACAGATCAATATGCCGCCCTCTCTACTATCCAGGTTTGATCTCATCTTCGTTTTGCTGGATACCCCTAACGCTGTAGAAGATGCGAGAATATCGGAGCATGTGTTAGGCACTCATACCGCAGGGGAGATGCGGCAACAGCGTGAAACGGTCTCTGATTCCGCCTTCTCAACTGAAGAACTGGCTGAAGCTTCCACACACGTTAGACCCGAGATCCCTCCGGACCTTTTCCGGAAACACGTCGCCTATGCAAGGAGGAATATCTTCCCTGTTCTGACGACAGAAGCCAGGGACCACATACACCATTTTTACCTGGACCTTAGGAAAACGGGACAGTCAAGTAAGATAAAATCGATACCAATCACCACACGGCAAGAAGAAGCCACTGTACGGCTCGCCGAGGCCTCTGCAAGGGTAAGGTTAAGCCAAGGGGTTACACTCGATGACGCAAAACGTGCGACTCGGCTGATGCTTAACTGTCTCCGGACTGTGGGTATTGACTCTCAATCCGGGGAGGTCGATGCATCGGTCCTCAATGGTGGATCATCAAAGAGCCAGCGGGATGTAATTAGGATGGTAAGAGAGGTCCTCCAGGAGCGCGGCAGGAAATATCCCGCAGGTAAGGTACCTGTCCAGGATCTTTTCAACGAAGCAGAGCAGCATGGCATCAAAAAAGAGAGGATAGAAACAACTCTCAAAAAAATGACCTCAAAGGGAGATGTCCTGATGTGGGGCAAGGAGCATGTAAAACTCGTGGCATAA